The following are encoded together in the Dama dama isolate Ldn47 chromosome 27, ASM3311817v1, whole genome shotgun sequence genome:
- the LOC133047433 gene encoding elongin-A-like: MEGDGRAHLADRSGRSHGREDRRQRHRLPSEHARPHRGSRDRERDEDRRQCRRGSPAYSSERGYCGYSRSPPPATRPLLMSGDRHRRPSEAYIVQWGPGEGPYDAPRAILGFSQEHRLSAPHGREAGSLSWGHQPPHKDKRPLGAKEYEKSSTLTSQKAVLASSTEKSPRSVPRDKAKENPPSTGIKEKERRRCGIQFSPSVGHPSVLNFKKQKQEDSEKTKADKNKQILNHLDIAEGTRGLLPKVKEKATNNQKIQEGKVRPPHLDGKPDGSLPEVEETDMDNEFKPPTMSFHSFLNQDQPKEKKKMIMKTSATALEEKEPKKNDSSQNLDLVQELPEVNENRSEKLQPSGNVWAKLEKVPTDAPVWPDLPLPRISAKYHPLPASRLIRPKQKALSSPQEEEKVGFTGCRMNSKMQVFSGSKCAYLAKMMTLRQQCIWVLKNNINSIFKVGGVPYSVLEPILKSCAPDQLYRIEKYNHALVQETDQLWKIHCHQNFRKERPQEHESWREMYMRLQDAQEQRLRALTVNIQSAHANKPKGRQAKMILLNSLARPPSDVQRRQQFETGEAAVPEKVKIKPAPSPTETSHTPSSINSLNLIHEKPAHTCSSATSTHLPQVGSGRKRVKKIAPMMAKTIKDFKNRFSRR; this comes from the coding sequence ATGGAGGGAGACGGCCGCGCACACCTCGCAGACCGCAGCGGTCGCTCGCATGGCCGCGAGGACAGACGGCAGCGACACAGACTCCCCTCAGAGCACGCGAGGCCCCACCGTGGGTCCCGCGATCGGGAGAGGGACGAAGACAGAAGGCAGTGCCGCAGGGGTTCCCCAGCTTATTCCTCAGAGCGGGGATACTGTGGTTACAGCCGGTCCCCCCCACCGGCTACACGTCCTCTTCTGATGTCCGGGGACCGTCACAGACGCCCCTCGGAGGCCTACATTGTACAGTGGGGGCCTGGAGAAGGCCCCTATGATGCTCCTCGGGCTATACTGGGGTTCAGTCAAGAGCACCGCCTGAGTGCCCCCCAcgggagggaggctgggagtcTAAGCTGGGGACACCAGCCTCCCCACAAGGATAAACGCCCTTTGGGTGCCAAAGAATACGAGAAGTCTTCTACTTTGACCAGCCAAAAAGCAGTCCTGGCCTCCTCCACAGAGAAAAGCCCGAGGTCTGTCCCCAGGGACAAAGCAAAGGAGAATCCGCCTTCTACTGGcatcaaagagaaggaaagaagacgCTGTGGGATCCAGTTTTCGCCTTCCGTGGGGCACCCTTCagtcttgaattttaaaaagcaaaagcaggAAGACTCGGAGAAAACCAAAGCGgacaaaaacaagcaaattcTCAACCACTTGGACATAGCAGAGGGGACAAGAGGCCTGTTACCCAAGGTGAAAGAGAAGGCAACCAATAACCAAAAGATTCAGGAAGGGAAAGTAAGACCTCCCCATTTGGATGGAAAGCCAGATGGCTCCCTCCCTGAAGTTGAGGAGACAGATATGGATAATGAATTCAAGCCGCCTACCATGTCTTTTCATTCATTCCTCAACCAGGACCAGcctaaggagaaaaagaaaatgattatgaAAACTTCAGCCACTGCTCTTGAAGagaaagaacctaaaaaaaatgACTCAAGTCAAAACTTGGACTTGGTTCAGGAACTGCCTGAGGTGAATGAAAATAGATCAGAGAAGCTGCAACCATCTGGAAATGTCTGGGCCAAGCTGGAAAAGGTCCCCACTGATGCACCAGTGTGGCCAGATCTTCCATTACCAAGGATCTCGGCCAAGTACCATCCACTTCCTGCCTCTAGATTGATCCGACCAAAGCAAAAAGCACTGTCTTCACcccaggaagaggaaaaagtTGGATTTACTGGATGCAGAATGAATTCTAAGATGCAAGTGTTTTCTGGCTCTAAGTGTGCCTACCTCGCCAAAATGATGACCCTGCGCCAACAGTGCATCTGGGTACTTAAAAACAACATCAATTCCATCTTTAAAGTGGGAGGAGTCCCATATTCAGTTCTTGAACCCATCTTGAAGAGCTGTGCACCTGATCAGCTGTATCGCATAGAGAAATACAATCATGCACTAGTTCAAGAAACAGATCAACTATGGAAAATTCACTGTCACCAAAACTTTAGGAAAGAAAGGCCACAAGAGCATGAGTCATGGCGAGAGATGTACATGCGGCTTCAGGATGCCCAAGAGCAGCGGCTTCGAGCACTGACAGTGAACATCCAGTCTGCACATGCCAATAAACCCAAAGGCCGACAAGCAAAAATGATCCTACTCAACTCTCTGGCCCGGCCACCTTCTGACGTCCAAAGGAGGCAGCAGTTTGAAACAGGAGAAGCAGCTGTCCCTGAAAAAGTCAAGATCAAGCCAGCCCCGTCCCCCACAGAAACCAGCCATACTCCCTCCAGCATCAACAGCCTTAACCTTATCCATGAGAAGCCGGCCCACACATGCTCAAGCGCTACCAGTACCCACTTGCCACAGGTGGGCAGTGGCAGGAAACGTGTGAAGAAGATCGCCCCCATGATGGCCAAGACAATTAAAGATTTCAAGAACAGATTCTCCCGACGATAA